A portion of the Bacteroides faecium genome contains these proteins:
- the uvrB gene encoding excinuclease ABC subunit UvrB yields the protein MNFELTSAYKPTGDQPEAIAQLTEGVLQGVPAQTLLGVTGSGKTFTIANVIANINKPTLILSHNKTLAAQLYGEFKGFFPNNAVEYYVSYYDYYQPEAYLPSSDTYIEKDLMINDEIDKLRLAATSALLSGRKDVVVVSSVSCIYGMGNPSDFYKNVIDIERGRMMDRNVFLRRLVDSLYVRNDIDLNRGNFRVKGDTVDVYLAYTDNLLRVTFWGDEIDGIEEVDPITGVTIAPFDAYKIYPANLFMTTKEATLRAIHEIEDDLTKQVAFFESIGKEYEAKRLYERVTYDMEMIRELGHCSGIENYSRYFDGRTAGTRPYCLLDFFPDDFLIVIDESHVSVPQVRAMYGGDRARKINLVEYGFRLPAAMDNRPLKFEEFQEMAKQVIYVSATPADYELIQSEGIVVEQVIRPTGLLDPIIEVRPSLNQIDDLMEEIQLRIEKEERVLVTTLTKRMAEELTEYLLNNNVRCNYIHSDVDTLERVKIMDDLRQGIYDVLIGVNLLREGLDLPEVSLVAILDADKEGFLRSHRSLTQTAGRAARNVNGKVIMYADKMTDSMKLTIDETNRRREKQLAYNEANGITPQQIKKARNLAVFGNANSEANDLLKEKHAYIEPATPNIAADPVVQYMSKPQMEKSIERTRKLMQEAAKKLEFIEAAQYRDELLKLEDLMKEKWG from the coding sequence ATGAATTTTGAACTAACATCAGCTTACAAGCCTACCGGGGATCAGCCGGAAGCTATTGCGCAACTGACTGAAGGGGTACTTCAGGGAGTTCCCGCGCAGACTTTATTGGGAGTCACCGGATCGGGAAAAACATTTACCATTGCCAATGTAATTGCGAATATCAATAAACCGACATTGATCTTGAGCCATAATAAAACGCTGGCTGCACAGTTGTATGGCGAGTTTAAAGGTTTCTTTCCGAATAATGCGGTGGAATATTACGTTTCCTATTATGATTATTACCAACCGGAAGCCTATTTGCCAAGTAGTGATACATATATAGAAAAAGACTTGATGATTAATGACGAAATCGATAAACTTCGTCTTGCCGCCACTTCCGCCCTGCTCTCCGGAAGAAAAGATGTGGTAGTGGTTTCTTCCGTTTCCTGCATTTATGGTATGGGAAACCCTTCGGACTTCTATAAAAATGTAATTGATATAGAACGGGGACGCATGATGGATCGCAATGTGTTTCTTCGCCGTTTGGTAGATAGCTTGTATGTACGCAACGATATTGATCTCAATCGTGGTAATTTCCGTGTGAAAGGTGATACGGTGGATGTTTATCTGGCTTACACGGACAATCTGCTTCGCGTCACTTTCTGGGGAGATGAAATTGATGGCATAGAAGAGGTAGATCCTATTACAGGCGTCACTATCGCTCCTTTCGATGCTTATAAAATTTATCCGGCCAACTTGTTTATGACTACAAAGGAAGCGACTCTCCGTGCTATCCATGAAATAGAGGATGACTTGACCAAACAAGTGGCATTCTTTGAGTCTATCGGCAAAGAGTATGAAGCTAAACGATTATATGAACGGGTTACTTACGATATGGAAATGATTCGGGAGCTCGGGCATTGTTCCGGCATTGAAAATTATTCCCGTTATTTCGACGGTCGCACAGCAGGTACCCGTCCTTACTGTTTGCTTGATTTCTTTCCGGATGACTTTCTGATTGTAATTGACGAAAGTCACGTAAGTGTCCCACAAGTCCGTGCTATGTATGGTGGTGACCGTGCACGTAAAATCAATCTTGTGGAATATGGTTTCCGCCTGCCTGCTGCCATGGATAACCGTCCGCTGAAATTTGAAGAGTTTCAGGAGATGGCAAAACAAGTCATTTACGTCAGTGCTACGCCCGCAGATTATGAATTAATTCAATCCGAAGGTATTGTTGTAGAGCAGGTAATTCGTCCTACTGGTTTGCTGGATCCTATTATTGAAGTTCGTCCGAGCCTTAATCAGATTGATGATTTAATGGAAGAAATCCAACTGCGGATCGAGAAAGAAGAGCGTGTACTTGTCACTACGCTGACCAAACGGATGGCGGAAGAGTTGACGGAATACCTTCTTAATAATAATGTAAGATGTAATTATATCCATAGCGATGTCGATACACTTGAACGTGTCAAAATCATGGATGATCTCCGGCAAGGAATCTACGATGTACTCATTGGAGTGAATCTGCTTCGTGAGGGACTAGACCTTCCTGAAGTATCGCTCGTAGCCATTCTTGACGCAGATAAGGAAGGGTTCCTTCGCTCCCATCGTTCCCTGACACAAACCGCAGGACGTGCCGCACGTAATGTGAACGGAAAAGTTATCATGTATGCCGACAAGATGACGGATAGCATGAAGTTGACCATTGACGAGACTAACCGTCGTCGTGAAAAACAGTTGGCATATAATGAAGCAAACGGTATTACTCCACAACAAATCAAGAAGGCTAGAAACTTGGCTGTATTTGGTAATGCAAACTCCGAAGCAAATGATTTACTGAAGGAGAAACATGCTTATATCGAACCTGCCACGCCAAATATCGCAGCCGATCCGGTGGTACAGTATATGAGCAAACCGCAAATGGAAAAGAGCATCGAGCGTACCCGCAAACTTATGCAGGAAGCCGCCAAGAAATTGGAATTCATTGAAGCTGCCCAATATCGTGACGAATTACTGAAACTGGAAGATTTAATGAAAGAAAAATGGGGATAA
- a CDS encoding SGNH/GDSL hydrolase family protein, with protein MKGKRIGHWVLLAVICLSFSIGETFAQKKDFANLARYAKENVELPKPAKKEKRVVFMGNSITEGWVRTHPEFFKTNGYIGRGISGQTSYQFLLRFREDVINLSPALVVINAGTNDVAENTNPYNEDYTFGNIVSMVELAKANKIKVILTSVLPAAAFKWRMEIKDAPQKIQALNARIEAYAKANKIPFVNYYKAMVAGDNQALNPQYTKDGVHPTGEGYDIMEPLIKAAIDKAL; from the coding sequence ATGAAAGGGAAAAGGATAGGCCACTGGGTATTATTGGCCGTTATTTGTTTGAGTTTCTCAATAGGAGAGACTTTTGCTCAGAAAAAGGATTTTGCAAACTTGGCTCGCTATGCTAAAGAGAATGTAGAGTTACCAAAACCGGCAAAAAAAGAGAAAAGAGTTGTGTTCATGGGAAACTCCATTACCGAAGGCTGGGTGCGGACTCATCCGGAGTTTTTTAAGACGAACGGATATATCGGTCGTGGTATTAGTGGGCAGACTTCCTATCAGTTCTTGCTGCGCTTCCGTGAAGATGTGATAAATCTTTCTCCAGCTTTGGTAGTCATTAATGCCGGAACCAATGATGTGGCGGAAAATACGAATCCTTACAATGAAGATTATACTTTTGGCAATATCGTTTCTATGGTCGAACTGGCTAAGGCAAATAAGATAAAGGTGATATTGACTTCCGTACTTCCTGCTGCGGCTTTTAAATGGAGAATGGAAATAAAGGATGCTCCACAGAAGATTCAAGCCTTGAATGCCCGTATAGAGGCTTATGCTAAGGCTAATAAAATTCCGTTCGTAAATTATTATAAGGCAATGGTGGCCGGAGATAATCAAGCTTTGAATCCTCAATATACAAAAGATGGAGTTCATCCGACAGGTGAAGGATATGATATTATGGAGCCATTGATTAAAGCTGCGATAGACAAAGCGCTTTGA